The genomic window GTCCGACGAAAGGAGACGTATATTGGGAAGGAAAAAAGGTAGCAGATCGGCGTCAGCGATATGATTTGCGCCAGCATGTCGGCGTCGTTTTTCAAAACCCAGAACACCAATTTTTAGCTCCGACCATTGAAGAAGAATTAGCGATTAGTTTGCAATCAAATCGCGAGCGGATGAATGAAGTGATAGAGCAGTTTTCACTTCAGCAATGGAGAGATATACCGATTCATCATTTAAGTCTTGGACAAAAAAAATGGTTATCGCTTGCGGTAGCCATAGCTCCGCACCCTCGCTTACTTATTGTCGATGAGCCGTCTGCTTATTTAGATTGTTCACAAAGCGAGCGCTTAGTCAGCAAATTAAATGAGTTGCACGAAGCAGGCACGACGCTTGTCGTCATTACACATGATCTCGATTTTGTTTGGCAGTGGGCGGACGAAGTATTTGTCATGCATGACGGACGCATCGTTTTGCACGGAACACCTGCCTTTGTATTTACACAAACGAATATATTTCGTGAACTTCATTTCCCATTACCGCTTCTTTTACGCATATGGGAGTATGAGAAGAAAACGTATACTGAACAACAATTCGCACAATGGATTGAACGATGGAAAAAGGGGTGAAGATGTATGGCGGGAAAACTGTTTGTTGTTGGCTTTGGACCGGGAAGTGTTGATCATATGACAAAACGGGCGCGTGAAGCGATAGAGGAAAGCGACGTCATTGTCGGATACAAAACGTATGTTGATTTAGTAATGGATCTCATTCATGGAAAAGAAGTCATTTGTACCGGAATGACGGAAGAAGTCAGTAGAGCTCAAGAGGCGATCAAGCAAGCGGAGCGCGGCAAAAAGGTAGCTGTCATTTCAAGCGGAGATGCAGGACTTTATGGGATGGCGGGGCTCGTTTATGAAGTGTTAATTGAAAAAGGATGGAAAAAAGAAACAGGAGTCGAGGTAGAAATTATTCCAGGTATTTCAGCGATTCATTCTTGCGCTGCTTTGTTAGGAGCACCGATTATGCACGATGCGTGTACGATTAGTTTAAGCGATCATTTAACTCCGTGGCATATGATCGCGAAAAGAATTGAGGCGGCGGCTGCAGCGGATTTTGTCATTGCGCTATACAATCCAAAAAGTGGCCGACGTACACAACAAATTGTTGAAGCGCAGCGCATTTTATTAACGTATCGCTCACCAAATACGCCGGTTGGACTTGTCAAAAGCGCGTATCGCGAGCGACAACATGTCGTTATTACAAATTTAGGAGATATGTTACAGCATGAGATTGGCATGTTGACGACGGTCATTATCGGAAACTCTTCTACGTTTATCCATGATGGTTTGATGATTACTCCGCGTGGTTACGAACGGAAATATACGCTATCAAGTGCCGTTCAACCGTTAAAGCCGCATGAACGGTTACGGCCAGAAGCGGAGCCATGGGCGCTAGCGAACGTGCGCACATTAGCGGAAGAAGCGTGTGAAAAAGTGACGTCTCCAAAAAAGATGGAACGGTTAGAAGTAGCCATTAGCCCGGGAGTGGCAAATAAAACGTTGACACCACAACAAATGACGAATATTGCGCGCATCGTTGGAGAACGAGGAACGATTGTGTATACTCCGGATCATTATTTAAAGGTGACAATGGAAACAGAGCGACCAGATGAGGTCATTGCATCTTTTTTAGCCGCAGGGTTAACGGTTGCGCCAGTTGGGGATGTACTTGTGTTGAAGGCGTGCGATTTTTGCGACGGGGAGAAAAAAGATGCCATTCCTTATGCAGAACAGTTGTACAAGCAATTTGGAGGGATGTCTTTACCGAAAGAGTTACGTCTCGGATTTAATGGGTGCGGCATGGCGTGTTACGGTGCAGTCAATGAAGATATTGGCATCGTTTATCGAAAAGGGGCGTTTGATTTATTTTTAGGAGGAAAAACAGTGGGAAGAAACGCTCATCCGGGTCAGCTTGTTGCAGAAGGCATTCATCCAGATGACATTGTTGCCACGATTGCACGCATTATTGAGCAATACAAAGAAGAAGGATATGCAAACGAACGTTTCCATAAATTTTTTGAACGAAAAAAAGAAGTCGGCAGCTTTGTTTATGGACAAACAAAGAAAGTAGAGCCGGCTGCATGTGGGGAGTGAAAA from Anoxybacillus gonensis includes these protein-coding regions:
- the cobJ gene encoding precorrin-3B C(17)-methyltransferase — protein: MAGKLFVVGFGPGSVDHMTKRAREAIEESDVIVGYKTYVDLVMDLIHGKEVICTGMTEEVSRAQEAIKQAERGKKVAVISSGDAGLYGMAGLVYEVLIEKGWKKETGVEVEIIPGISAIHSCAALLGAPIMHDACTISLSDHLTPWHMIAKRIEAAAAADFVIALYNPKSGRRTQQIVEAQRILLTYRSPNTPVGLVKSAYRERQHVVITNLGDMLQHEIGMLTTVIIGNSSTFIHDGLMITPRGYERKYTLSSAVQPLKPHERLRPEAEPWALANVRTLAEEACEKVTSPKKMERLEVAISPGVANKTLTPQQMTNIARIVGERGTIVYTPDHYLKVTMETERPDEVIASFLAAGLTVAPVGDVLVLKACDFCDGEKKDAIPYAEQLYKQFGGMSLPKELRLGFNGCGMACYGAVNEDIGIVYRKGAFDLFLGGKTVGRNAHPGQLVAEGIHPDDIVATIARIIEQYKEEGYANERFHKFFERKKEVGSFVYGQTKKVEPAACGE
- a CDS encoding energy-coupling factor ABC transporter ATP-binding protein translates to MLMFHDVHYMYKNGVSALKGVSLTIERGKKYALIGKNGCGKTTWLLHANGIYRPTKGDVYWEGKKVADRRQRYDLRQHVGVVFQNPEHQFLAPTIEEELAISLQSNRERMNEVIEQFSLQQWRDIPIHHLSLGQKKWLSLAVAIAPHPRLLIVDEPSAYLDCSQSERLVSKLNELHEAGTTLVVITHDLDFVWQWADEVFVMHDGRIVLHGTPAFVFTQTNIFRELHFPLPLLLRIWEYEKKTYTEQQFAQWIERWKKG